The DNA sequence CAACAGCCTGCATTTCAGATAACTCCGCAAGGGCTTAAACTTTCCAGGATAGGAACTATTAAGATTAAACTGCATAGGAATATTGATGGCACTGTTAAAACCTGCACCATCAAAAGAGAATGTAACAGGTGGTATGCCTGTTTTTCTGCCTTGTATGAACCAGTTAAAAAACCCATCCCTGATAAAGCTATTGGTATAGATATGGGCATTAAATCTTTTGCTGTTACATCGGATGGTGAAGTTATAGAAAACCCTAAATATCTCGTTAAGTCCGAAAAAAAACTTATCCAGAAACAAAGACAACTTTCCAACAAAAAGAGGGGGGCAAACAACAGAAAGAAGGCAAGACAATCTGTTGCCAGACTTCATGTTAAAGTTAGAAATCAGAGATCTGATTTTCATCATAAAGTTTCTCGTAAACTTGTAAATACTTATGGTTTTATAGCAATAGAGGATCTGAATATAAAGGGAATAGTAAAAAACCACCATCTTGCAAAGCATATTTCTGATGCTGGATGGGGGACAGTTTCTCAATTATCTTATATACAAAGCGGAAGAAGCTGGTTGTAAGATAGAGAAGGTGCCCCCTCAATATACGAGCATCAAGTGCAGTGTTTGTGGTCAACTTGTTGACAAGACACTTGCAGATAGGATCCACAGATGCCCTTTCTGTAATGTTGTTATAGATAGAGACTACAATGCTGCTCGAAATATTTTACTGAAATCTACCGCAGGAACTGCGGGAAGTAACGCCTGGGGAGAGGTTTGGATGCAGACCTCTACGAACCAGGAAGCCCTGCCCGTAAGGGCGGGGTAGTTCACATATATGACACTAAAATTAACATTATTTTTACAAAAAATTTATATTTTAATGTGATATAATCCTATATAAAAAGGAGGGTGATATGAAAAATGGTATTGTCAGGTATGGTATATATCTATCAGCTCTTTTAGTTTTTTTAGTTGCAATAGCTTTTTTTACTCCTAAAATTCTTGCAACTACTAATACTGTAGAATTTTGTGCTAAATGTCATGTTATGCAGGAACAATATGTGAGTCTGATGCAGGGTGGATTACATAACTCTCTTAAATGTGTTGACTGTCATCTTCCGAATGATTCAAAAGTCAAGTTTTATTTCTGGAAAGCAGTTGATGGTGGTAAAGATATCGTATTTTTCCATACAGGGAATTTTCCTGAAAGGATTAAAGCATCAGAACATACGAAAAACACAATTCAGACAAACTGTATAAAATGTCATGAAGGAATGGTTTCCAGACTTACTGTAGCAGATAGAAAATGCTGGGACTGTCATAAAAGAGTATCGCATAGACAAACAGGTTTCAGAGAAACTATGTAAGGAGGTATTTTTTATGAAACGATTTGCTTTTATTGGGATTTTATCTTGCCTTTGTTTGTTTATTTTAGTCTCTTGCTCACCTGAAAAGCCAAAAGAGTTTAAAGCAGCCGCACTGTCGGAAAACGAAATTGATCCAGAAGTCTGGGGCAAAGTTTATCCTATTCATTATGAGATGTACAAACAGTCTAAAGAACCTACACCAGCTGGGAAAAGTAAATATAAAAGAGGCTGGGATACGGATAAAGTAATTTATGACAAACTTTCTGAATATCCATTTATGGCATTACTTTACAATGGCTGGGGATTTGGAATTGAATATAATGAACCAAGAGCACATTACTACAGAATTATTGATCAACTTGAAATTGATTCTTCAAGACTTAAACCAGGAGGGGTATGTCTTACCTGCAAAACAACCCTTGCACCTGAGCTTGAAGCAAAATATGGTCTTGCTTACTATAATAGGCCATATAAAGAAGTATGGAGCTGGATTCCTGAAAAATACAGAAAACTTGGAGACTCCTGTTTAGATTGCCACAATCCAAAGGATGCGACACTGCACATTAGAAGAGGCTTTACTCTGGTAAAAGCTCTACAGACAATGGGAGTGGATACAAACAATCTATCTCATCAGCTGATGCGAAGTCTTGTATGTGGTCAATGCCATGTTACATATGTAGTGCCAAGAGATAAAGATATGAAACCTGTTGGGCTTTTCTTTCCATGGCAAGGGAGTAAACTTGGCGGCATTTCTATTGAAAACATCATAAAAGTTCTTAAAAGTGATCCTGCATACGGAGAGTGGAAACAGGCTGTAACAGGTTTTAAGCTTGCCTATTTAAGACATCCAGAGTTTGAGTTTTATTCAAACAACTCTGTTCACTGGAATGCAGGTGCATCATGTGCTGACTGTCATATGCCTTACAAAAAAGTAGGAGGATTCAAGGTTTCTGAGCATAGAATTATGAGCCCTATTAAAAGTGATATGCGTGCATGTTTACAGTGTCACGCTGAAACACCTGAGTGGTTAAAACAACAGGTGATTACAATACAGGACAGGACAATGTCATTGCTTTTAAGAGCAGGCTATCAGACTGCTGTAGCTGCAAAGTTGTTTGAAATTGCTAATAAGTCTCAGGATGAAGGCAAACAACTAAATCAAACTCTTTATAACAAGGCAAAGGATTTATATCTCGAAGCATTTTACAGAGTTGTTTTTATTGGCGCAGAAAATTCAATTGGATTTCATAATCCAACAGAGGCAACGAGAATTCTCGGAGATGCTGTAGCATATGCATCAAAGTCTGAAGCAGTTTTAAGAACCATGATTGCACAGGCAGGAGTTCAGGTTCCTGTTAATATTGATCTTGAACTTAAAAAATATCTCAACAATCGTGGAGAAAAGAAACTAAACTTCAAACCTGAACAGGAATTCAAGGATCCATTTGGAACACAACAACATATAGAAACGCTTCTTAAATAATTTTTCAAGAGGCTTTTGTTTTAATATGACAAGAGCCTCTTGACTTTTAAATTTATTCTGTACGTTTTTTCTTTTAATAGATTGAGCATTTTAAAAGGTTGACAAAATAAGTTTTAATAAGTTATCTTAAAAACACGTAGATTTGATCTTTAAATAGTCAGTTAATTTATTTTGAATTTGTTTAGAAACTACTTGACAAATTTATTTTAATAAGTTAAACTTTAATTAATTGATCTTTGAAAAGTTCGGTAAGCCCCTATTAGTAATAATTCTTAAAAGAGTTTTAACAAGATTAGCCAGTATCAAAATTTATATGAGAGTTTGATCCTGGCTCAGAGCGAACGCTGGCGGCGTGCCTAACACATGCAAGTCGAGCGAACCAGGAGTAAAGGTAACTTTGTTCTTGGTTCGCGGCGAACGGGTGAGTAACACGTGGGTAACCTGCCCTCAGGAGGGGGATAACTCGGGGAAACTTGAGATAATACCCCATAAGACCACAAGCTGAGATGCTTGTGGTAAAAGGAGCAATCCACCTGAGGATGGGCCCGCGGCCTATCAGGTAGTTGGTAGGGTAATGGCCTACCAAGCCTATGACGGGTAGCCGAGCTGAGAGGCTGGCCGGCCACACTGGGACTGAGACACGGTCCAGACTCCTACGGGAGGCAGCAGTGGGGAATATTGGGCAATGGGCGAAAGCCTGACCCAGCGACGCCGCGTGGGGGAAGAAGGCCTTCGGGTTGTAAACCCCTTTTGCAGAGGACGACTAAAGACTGTACTCTGCGAATAAGCCACGGCTAACTCTGTGCCAGCAGCCGCGGTAAGACAGAGGTGGCAAGCGTTGCTCGGATTCACTGGGCTTAAAGGGCGCGTAGGTGGCCTTGCAAGTCTGAGGTGTAATTTCATAGCTTAACTATGGAACTGCCTTTGAAACTGCAAGGCTTGAGTCAGGTAGAGGAAGGCGGAATTCCCGGTGTAGCGGTGAAATGCGTAGATATCGGGAAGAAGGCCGGTGGCGTAGGCGGCCTTCTGGGCCTGCACTGACACTGAGGCGCGAAAGCGTGGGGAGCAAACAGGATTAGATACCCTGGTAGTCCACGCCCTAAACGGTGGGCACTAGGTGTAGGGTCTATATAGACTCTGTGCCGAAGGGAAACCATTAAGTGCCCCGCCTGGGGAGTACGGCCGCAAGGTTGAAACTCAAAGGAATTGACGGGGGCCCGCACAAGCGGTGGAGCATGTGGTTTAATTCGATGCAACGCGAAGAACCTTACCTGGGCTTGACATGCTGGTGGTAGAAACCCGAAAGGGGGACGACCTTAGGGGTAACTCTAAGGAGCCAGCACAGGTGCTGCATGGCTGTCGTCAGCTCGTGCCGTGAGGTGTTGGGTTAAGTCCCGCAACGAGCGCAACCCCTATCTCCTGTTGCCAACGGATAATGCCGGGCACTCTGGAGAAACTGCCGGCGACAAGCCGGAGGAAGGTGGGGATGACGTCAAGTCCGCATGGCCCTTATGTCCAGGGCTACACACGTGCTACAATGGGTGTTACAGAGGGTTGCAAACCCGCGAGGGTGAGCCAATCCCTTAAAAACACTCTCAGTTGGGATCGGAGTCTGCAATTCGACTCCGTGAACCCGGAATCGCTAGTAATCGCGCATCAGCTACGGCGCGGTGAATACGTTCCCGGGCCTTGTACACACCGCCCGTCACACCACGAGAGCTGGTTTCATCCGAAGTTGATGAGCTAACCCGCAAGGGAGGCAGTCAACGAAGATGGGGCTGGTGATTGGGGTGAAGTCGTAACAAGGTAGCCGTAGGGGAACCTGTGGCTGGATCACCTCCTTTCTAAGGAGAATATTAATAGGAGCTTACCGAATAATAAATTTTATGATCTTTGACAAGAAGAATTAAAAGAATAAGTCAAGATATTAAGAGCATACGGCGGATGCCTTGGCACCAGGCGGCGATGAAGGACGCGGTGGGCGGCGAAATGCCACGGGGAGTTGCCTAACAAACTATGATCCGTGGATTTCCGAATGGGGTAACCTACCTGGATAAACTCCAGGTATCACAGACTGAATACATAGGTCTGTGAAGCGAACTCGGGGAAGTGAAACATCTCAGTACCCGGAGGAAAAGAAATCAAACGAGATTCCCTTAGTAGCGGCGAGCGAACGGGGAAGAGCCTAAACCAATCTTTACAGGATTGGGGTTGTGGGACTGCAAAAGTACTATCATGTTTTCTTAGTCGAACTCATCTGGAAAGATGGGCCATAGAAGGTGACAGCCCTGTAGATAAAAAGGAGACATGAAGGAAGCGGTATCCCGAGTACCACAGGACACGTGGAATCCTGTGGGAAGCTGGGGGGACCACCCTCCAAGGCTAAATACGACCTGGTGACCGATAGTGCACAAGTACCGCGAGGGAAAGGTGAAAAGAACCCCGGTGAGGGGAGTGAAATAGAACCTGAAACCGTATGCTTACAAGGTCTCGGAGGAGGTTTAAACCTCTGACGGGGTACCTTTTGATTAATGGGCCAGCGAGTTACTGGTACTGGCAAGGCTAAGGGCCTTTGGTCCGGAGCCGAAGGGAAACCGAGTCCGAAAAGGGCGTTAAGTCAGTATCAGTAGACCCGAAACCAGTCGATCTACCCATGGCCAGGATGAAGGAGGGGTAAAACCCTCTGGAGGTCCGAACCGGTGTTTGGTGCAAAAAACTCGGATGAGCTGTGGGTAGGGGTGAAAGGCCAATCAAGGCTGGTGATAGCTGGTTCTCCCCGAAATGCATTGAGGTGCAGCCTCTGAATAGCCGCAAGGGGGTAGGGCACTGGATGGGCTAGGGCTGCGTAAGCAGTACCAAACCCAACCAAACCACGAATACCTTGTAGGTGTTTTCAGGGAGTGAGACTATGGGCGCTAAGGTCCATGGTAAAGAGGGAAACAGCCCAGACCGTCAGCTAAGGTCCCTAAGCAGATGCTAAGTGGTAAAGGATGTGATGCCGCAAAGACAGCCAGGATGTTGGCTTAGAAGCAGCCATCATTTAAAGAAAGCGTAATAGCTCACTGGTCGAGTGGTGTTGCGCCGAAAATTTAACGGGGCTTAAGCATCTCACCGAAGCTACGGACTGTTTCAAAACAGTGGTAGGGGAGCATTCTGCTAACCTGTGAAGGTAGGTCGCGAGGCCTGCTGGAGGAGGCAGAAGAGACAATGCTGGCATAAGTAGCGTAAAGGCTGATGAGAAGTCAGCCCGCTGTAAGCCTAAGGTTTCCCGGGCAAGGTACATCCGCCCGGGGTTAGTCGGGACCTAAGGCGAGGCCGAAAGGCGTAGCTGATGGACAGCCGGTTAATATTCCGGCACCACCTGAGTAACGTTATTACCGAAGGGGGGACGCAGGAGGATAGCCTGAGCCTGCTATGGTATGCAGGTCCAAGCGTCTAGGCTGAGAGAAGAGGCAAATCCCTTCTCTTAAGGCTGAGGCGTGACGGGGAAGGTCGTAAGACCGAACTCGGGTGAGTTCACACTGACAAGAAAAGCCTCGTAGGGAGTTATTTAGGTGCCCGTACCGCAAACCGACACAGGTAGGCGAGTAGAAGATACTAAGGCGTTCGGGAGAACCCTCCCTAAGGAACTCGGCAAACTTACCCCGTAACTTCGGGAGAAGGGGTGCCTCGAGTAGGGTGGGGATGTAAATCCGAGCCCGAGGAGGCCGCAGTAAAGAGGGCCTGGCGACTGTTTACCAAAAACACAGGTGCCTGCTAACTCGTAAGAGGATGTATAGGCACTGACGCCTGCCCGGTGCCGGAAGGTTAAGGGGAGGAGTTAGAGGGTAACCTCGAAGCTCCAAACCGAAGCCCCGGTAAACGGCGGCCGTAACTATAACGGTCCTAAGGTAGCGAAATTCCTTGTCGGGTAAGTTCCGACCTGCATGAATGGCGTAACGACTGGGCCGCTGTCTCGGGGAGGGACCCGGCGAACTTAAGCAACCGGTGAAGACGCCGGTTACCCGCAGCTAGACGGAAAGACCCCATGCACCTTTACTACAGCTTGGCAGTGAGTTCTGGCAACATATGTGTAGGATAGGTGGGAGGCGATGAAACAGGGACGCTAGTTCCTGTGGAGCCGTCGGTGAAATACCACCCTTGTGTTGTTGGGACTCTAACCGTAAGCCGTTATCCGGCTTCGGGACACTGCCTGGCGGGTAGTTTGACTGGGGCGGTCGCCTCCTAAAGAGTAACGGAGGCGTCCAAAGGTCTCCTCAGGCTGGACGGAAACCAGCCGTTGAGTGCAAAGGCATAAGGAGGCTTGACTGTGAGGCTTACAAGCCGAACAGGGGGGAAACCCGGGCTTAGTGATCCGGTGGCTCTGTGTGGAAGGGCCATCGCTCAACGGATAAAAGGTACGCTGGGGATAACAGGCTGATCGGTCCCAAGAGTTCATATCGACGGACCGGTTTGGCACCTCGATGTCGACTCATCGCATCCTGGGGCTGAAGTAGGTCCCAAGGGTTGGGCTGTTCGCCCATTAAAGCGGTACGTGAGTTGGGTTCAGAACGTCGTGAGACAGTTCGGTCCCTATCTGCTGTGGGCATAGGAGACTTGAGGGAGGCTACCCCTAGTACGAGAGGACCGGGGTGGGCGGACCTCTGGTGTTCCAGTTGTCGCACCAGCGGCAATGCTGGGTAGCTATGTCCGTAAGGGATAACCGCTGAAGGCATCTAAGCGGGAAGCCTGTCCCAAGATTAGGTCTCCCGTTCCTGGGGAAACTCAGGAACCTGAAGGCTCCTGGTAGACTACCAGGTTGATAGGCTGGAGGTGTAAGCGCTGTAAGGTGTTTAGCCTACCAGTACTAATAAGCCGTGAGTCTTGACTTATTCTTTTAATTCTTCTTGTTAAAAAAATTTAATAAACAGAGAAGAGTAAGGGAGTTAATCCCTAATGCTTCTCTGTTTATTTTTATTTTGATATTTCAAAGGGGTTGAATTTTTTATAAAAATCAGTACAATTGAAATATAAAAATTTTTATTTTAGAGGACTAAAATGAAAGAAAGGGATATTTTCGAGGAAATAGTAAACCTTGGTAAAAAAAGGGGAAAGCTTACATATGATGAAATTAATGAAGCTCTTCCATCAGAATATTATTCTCCTGAAGAAATCGAGGACTTAATAGATGTATTAAGCGATATGGGAGTAAAGGTTGTCGATGAGGAGGAAGAAACATTTTTAGAAGAAGAGGAAGAGATTGAAGAGGAAGAGCATGTAGAAGATTTAGTGCAGGCATATTTTAATTCAATGGGTGATATTCCCATACTAACCAAAGATGAAGAGGTTGAGCTTGCCAAAAAACTTCAGGAAGGAAAGAGTATAATCAGGGAAACTATAATGGCCCTACCTCTTTATAAAAAAATTCTGGAAGAAATAAATAATGAAGAAAACAATGAGATAATGACAGATGAAGATAAGGCAGAAGAAGCATTAAGTAGAACAATTATAAGTTTAGAGAATTTAATTAAAGATATTGAGAAGACTGAAGCCAGAATTAAAGAGTATGGATCTTTAAAAGAGTTACGTAAACGGATAAATGATAAAAAAAAATCAGGTGAAAATATAAAGCACTTAGAAACTATTTATAAAGAGGTAAGCTCTGAACTAAAAAAAATTGAAAATGAAGCCGGGCAGAAGATAGAAGAATTAAAAAATATATGGCAAAAAATATATAAAGCAAGATGTCTTGTTGAGGATACAAAAAATGAATTGATCACTAGAAATTTGAGGCTTGTAGTTAATATTGCCAAAAACTATGTTGGAAGAGGACTTCCTCTTCTTGATTTGATAGAAGAAGGCAATATCGGCTTAATGAAAGCTGTTGACAAATTCAAGTATGAAAAGGGTTTCAAATTTTCAACCTATGCAACCTGGTGGATCAGGCAGGCAATCACAAGGGCACTTATTGACCAAACAAAGACAATAAGAGTACCTGTTCACATGATGGAATTTTACAATAGAGTTACAAAAGCCTCAAGAGAATTGACACAACAGCTCGGAAGAGAGCCAAATAATGAAGAAATTGCTGAAAAGCTTTGCGTTCCTGTAAGAAAGGTTGAGGAGGTTTTTAGAGCAATACAGGATCCTATTGGACTTCAGACTCCGATTGGAGATGAGGACGCAGAGCTTGAAGATTTCATAGGAGATAAAAATTCACCCTCTCCTGTGTCAGAAGCTGAAAGGACAGAACTGAGTGAGCATATTCAGAGGATATTGAAAACGTTAACTCCAAAAGAAGAAAAAGTAATCAAAATGAGATTTGGCATTGGAGAAGATAGAGATCACACACTGGAAGAAGTCGGAAGATATCTATCAATAACAAGGGAAAGAGTGCGTCAAATTGAGACAAAAGCTTTGAGAAAACTCAAACATCCAAGTAGGATGAAACTTCTTAAGATTCTTACGAGTGAGATTTTAGAAAATAAAAAGTGAAAAATTTAGCAGAAATAGCAAGATTATTGCGATATTATATTCTTGCGGCAACAACACAGGCAGGTTCAGGCCATCCTACGACTTGCCTTTCTTCAGTAGAATTAATGACAGGCCTCCTTTTCGGAGGCTTTTTTCGTTTTGATTCAGATAATCCTGATAATCCAAACAATGATAGATTAATATTTTCAAAGGGCCATGCTGCTCCGCTTCTTTATTCTTTATGGACAGTTGCAGGTAAATTGAGTGAAACTGAACTTTTGACTCTGAGA is a window from the Thermodesulfovibrio thiophilus DSM 17215 genome containing:
- a CDS encoding RNA-guided endonuclease InsQ/TnpB family protein: MRDSRGEGRYDSITYPQQPAFQITPQGLKLSRIGTIKIKLHRNIDGTVKTCTIKRECNRWYACFSALYEPVKKPIPDKAIGIDMGIKSFAVTSDGEVIENPKYLVKSEKKLIQKQRQLSNKKRGANNRKKARQSVARLHVKVRNQRSDFHHKVSRKLVNTYGFIAIEDLNIKGIVKNHHLAKHISDAGWGTVSQLSYIQSGRSWL
- a CDS encoding zinc ribbon domain-containing protein produces the protein MLDGGQFLNYLIYKAEEAGCKIEKVPPQYTSIKCSVCGQLVDKTLADRIHRCPFCNVVIDRDYNAARNILLKSTAGTAGSNAWGEVWMQTSTNQEALPVRAG
- the nrfH gene encoding cytochrome c nitrite reductase small subunit, producing MKNGIVRYGIYLSALLVFLVAIAFFTPKILATTNTVEFCAKCHVMQEQYVSLMQGGLHNSLKCVDCHLPNDSKVKFYFWKAVDGGKDIVFFHTGNFPERIKASEHTKNTIQTNCIKCHEGMVSRLTVADRKCWDCHKRVSHRQTGFRETM
- a CDS encoding ammonia-forming cytochrome c nitrite reductase subunit c552, with amino-acid sequence MKRFAFIGILSCLCLFILVSCSPEKPKEFKAAALSENEIDPEVWGKVYPIHYEMYKQSKEPTPAGKSKYKRGWDTDKVIYDKLSEYPFMALLYNGWGFGIEYNEPRAHYYRIIDQLEIDSSRLKPGGVCLTCKTTLAPELEAKYGLAYYNRPYKEVWSWIPEKYRKLGDSCLDCHNPKDATLHIRRGFTLVKALQTMGVDTNNLSHQLMRSLVCGQCHVTYVVPRDKDMKPVGLFFPWQGSKLGGISIENIIKVLKSDPAYGEWKQAVTGFKLAYLRHPEFEFYSNNSVHWNAGASCADCHMPYKKVGGFKVSEHRIMSPIKSDMRACLQCHAETPEWLKQQVITIQDRTMSLLLRAGYQTAVAAKLFEIANKSQDEGKQLNQTLYNKAKDLYLEAFYRVVFIGAENSIGFHNPTEATRILGDAVAYASKSEAVLRTMIAQAGVQVPVNIDLELKKYLNNRGEKKLNFKPEQEFKDPFGTQQHIETLLK
- a CDS encoding sigma-70 family RNA polymerase sigma factor, encoding MKERDIFEEIVNLGKKRGKLTYDEINEALPSEYYSPEEIEDLIDVLSDMGVKVVDEEEETFLEEEEEIEEEEHVEDLVQAYFNSMGDIPILTKDEEVELAKKLQEGKSIIRETIMALPLYKKILEEINNEENNEIMTDEDKAEEALSRTIISLENLIKDIEKTEARIKEYGSLKELRKRINDKKKSGENIKHLETIYKEVSSELKKIENEAGQKIEELKNIWQKIYKARCLVEDTKNELITRNLRLVVNIAKNYVGRGLPLLDLIEEGNIGLMKAVDKFKYEKGFKFSTYATWWIRQAITRALIDQTKTIRVPVHMMEFYNRVTKASRELTQQLGREPNNEEIAEKLCVPVRKVEEVFRAIQDPIGLQTPIGDEDAELEDFIGDKNSPSPVSEAERTELSEHIQRILKTLTPKEEKVIKMRFGIGEDRDHTLEEVGRYLSITRERVRQIETKALRKLKHPSRMKLLKILTSEILENKK